From the genome of Desulfobaculum xiamenense:
GTCATTGCTGACGGCAGATGAGGGCGTTGAGCCATTTTTGCGTCACGTGGTCCGGGCGTCTGTCTCCCGTGACCCATGTCTGAACCGTGCGCAGGGACGGAACGTTCGCAACGAGGCGTGCAAGGCGCTCCTCGTCGCAGGCGTTGTGGAAGAGCGCTCCGCCTCGGGTCTCGTGCGTTCCCTGACCGTACTTGAAGGACGCGTAGGCCGTGCCGCCGGGGCGCAGGGCCGTGGCGATGCGCGAAAGTGCTGTCAGCAGCTCGTCCTCCGAGAGGTGCAGCAGCGAGGCGTTGGCCCATACGCCGTCGAATTCGCCATCCCATGTCATTTCGTCGAAGCGCAGTTGATGCACACACAGCCCGGTGTGCTCGCGGGCGCGCTCGACCATGGCCTGCGAGGCGTCGAAGGCCGTGACCTTGTGCCCGAGTTTCGCGAAGTACAGGCTGTCGCGGCCGGAGCCACATCCGGCGTCGAGGATGTTCGCGTGCTCGGGCATGGCGGCGAGGAAAGGCTCCCATGCTGCGGAAATGTCCAGGTGTGCGGTTTCGCGGAAGAACTGCTCCGCGAAGGAATCGTAGAATTCGGTGACGGTGCGCTGTTTGTCCGAGGTCATGGTCTTCTCCTTCTTTGTGGGTGTCTGTCATGATCGACGTTTTTGGGCGCAAACGTCAAGGCGCTTGTCCTGCCGTGCCGGGATGTTGCGTGTCGAACCTTTATCGCGTGCGGTAAAGTGTGTAGAGTCGGACTGCGGAGGCGATGCCATGGCCGCCGCGCGGAGGGCTTTCGGATGCGTATGGTCAAGGCGTTCTTCTGCCTCTTTTCGTCGCTCGCGCTGCATGTGGCGGTCGTTGCGGCCACGTTGTGGGTGATCGGCAACGAATGGACTCCGCCGCTTCTGCGTGGGGTGGTCTACGAGGTGGATCTTGTGACCGTTGCGCCTGTACGGCCTGCTCCAGACATGGATGCGGACGTGGATGCCGTCTCCGAGCCGCCGAGCGAGCCGCGTCCCGCCCCGCGCCGTGTCGTTGCCGCGACGCCTCCGCCCGCACCGCCCGTCATTCCTCCCGCCACACCGCCGTCACCCGCCCCACGCGAGCCGGTTCCTTCCCCGCCGTCTGTTTCCGCATCGCGACCGGAGCCGAACGTCTCCGCACCGCCGCCCGCGTCCGTGCCGAAATCGGCC
Proteins encoded in this window:
- a CDS encoding class I SAM-dependent methyltransferase — its product is MTSDKQRTVTEFYDSFAEQFFRETAHLDISAAWEPFLAAMPEHANILDAGCGSGRDSLYFAKLGHKVTAFDASQAMVERAREHTGLCVHQLRFDEMTWDGEFDGVWANASLLHLSEDELLTALSRIATALRPGGTAYASFKYGQGTHETRGGALFHNACDEERLARLVANVPSLRTVQTWVTGDRRPDHVTQKWLNALICRQQ